Proteins encoded in a region of the Streptomyces sp. NBC_00310 genome:
- the dacB gene encoding D-alanyl-D-alanine carboxypeptidase/D-alanyl-D-alanine endopeptidase → MVVREPKVWRAARPHVVRVVRGVKPGVARVTRAVKPGAARVAQVVKPGAVRVTSAVTARSSQLTGSTKKLTTLQFTAGAATLGLVLSAGAVAAAGPWDSSGQRTAERDWAASRDSQGGADHGRDPGAAAGAPKPAPSAPSVLAGLGGTSGAGSAPESAALSAALDPFLNSPVLGPRRAAAVVDVETGEQLYSQNADDALTPASTTKIATAVAALSATGADHRIETRTVLEPDSAEVVLVGGGDPTLTAREDTGGHASLRTLADRTAAALRKRHLNEITLTYDTSLYEGPEQHTIGVNGNLALVVPLMADEARLDDSSSGSADRAPDPAADATAKFARLLEERGIKAKTEGSAPAPKNAEELAEVASPPLSTLVERMLTHSDNDIAEALARQVALATGEQPSFEGGAAAIKKELKKLELPLEGVEFADGSGLSRGNRLTPALLTTLLAESAAPSHPELRPVLTGLPVAGFTGTLRTRYPSDATGTGVVRAKTGTLSNVNTLAGTVVDADGRLLAFAFLATETALENTEPAKKALSDATSALATCGCR, encoded by the coding sequence GTGGTCGTGCGGGAGCCGAAGGTCTGGCGGGCCGCGAGACCGCATGTGGTGCGGGTGGTGCGAGGCGTGAAACCGGGGGTCGCGCGCGTCACGCGCGCCGTGAAGCCCGGTGCCGCGCGCGTCGCGCAGGTGGTGAAACCCGGCGCCGTACGCGTCACGAGCGCCGTCACGGCACGCTCTTCGCAGCTCACGGGGAGCACGAAGAAGCTCACGACCCTCCAGTTCACCGCCGGCGCGGCCACCCTGGGGCTGGTGCTCTCGGCCGGGGCGGTGGCCGCCGCCGGACCTTGGGACTCCTCCGGTCAGCGTACGGCCGAGCGCGACTGGGCGGCATCGCGGGACAGCCAGGGTGGCGCAGATCACGGACGTGATCCCGGCGCGGCGGCGGGGGCGCCCAAACCGGCGCCGAGCGCCCCCTCCGTGCTCGCCGGCCTCGGCGGCACCTCCGGCGCGGGCTCCGCCCCCGAGTCCGCCGCATTGTCGGCCGCCCTGGACCCGTTCCTGAACTCCCCGGTCCTGGGCCCCCGCCGCGCGGCCGCCGTCGTGGACGTCGAGACCGGCGAGCAGCTGTACTCCCAGAACGCGGACGACGCGCTGACCCCCGCCTCCACCACCAAGATCGCCACGGCCGTCGCGGCCCTCTCGGCGACCGGCGCCGACCACCGCATCGAGACCCGCACGGTCCTGGAGCCCGACTCCGCCGAGGTCGTCCTGGTCGGCGGCGGCGACCCCACCCTCACCGCCCGCGAGGACACGGGCGGCCACGCGAGCCTGCGCACCCTCGCCGACAGGACGGCCGCCGCCCTCCGGAAGCGTCACCTGAACGAGATCACCCTCACCTACGACACCTCCCTCTACGAAGGCCCCGAACAGCACACCATCGGCGTGAACGGCAACCTCGCCCTCGTCGTCCCCCTGATGGCCGACGAGGCCCGCCTCGACGACTCGTCCAGCGGCAGCGCGGACCGCGCCCCGGACCCGGCGGCGGACGCGACCGCGAAGTTCGCCCGCCTCCTGGAGGAGCGAGGCATCAAGGCGAAGACCGAGGGCTCCGCCCCGGCCCCGAAGAACGCCGAGGAACTCGCCGAGGTCGCCTCCCCACCCCTGTCGACCCTGGTCGAGCGCATGCTCACCCACAGCGACAACGACATCGCCGAGGCCCTGGCCCGCCAGGTCGCGCTCGCGACGGGCGAGCAGCCGAGCTTCGAGGGCGGCGCGGCGGCCATCAAGAAGGAACTGAAGAAGCTCGAACTGCCCCTCGAAGGCGTCGAGTTCGCGGACGGCAGCGGCCTCAGCCGAGGCAACCGGCTCACCCCCGCCCTCCTCACCACCCTCCTCGCCGAGTCCGCCGCCCCCTCCCACCCCGAGCTCCGCCCCGTCCTCACGGGCCTCCCGGTGGCCGGCTTCACCGGTACCCTCCGCACCCGCTACCCCTCCGACGCCACCGGCACCGGCGTCGTCCGCGCCAAGACCGGCACCCTGAGTAACGTGAACACCCTCGCCGGCACGGTCGTGGACGCCGACGGCCGCCTCCTCGCCTTCGCCTTCCTGGCCACGGAGACGGCACTGGAGAACACGGAGCCGGCCAAGAAGGCCCTGTCCGACGCGACCTCGGCCCTGGCGACGTGCGGCTGCCGCTGA
- a CDS encoding zinc-dependent metalloprotease, translated as MTRIGGAEMVDWNLAVATATRLVRPGPEVSRDEARAIVAELRRHAKASEQHVRAFTRMLPDTGDDTPVLVVDRPGWVRANVAGFRELLKPLLDKMQERRGNTPGGAVLGAVGGKVTGVELGMLLSFLASRVLGQYETFAPATRELPAGENGGGRLLLVAPNIVHVERELDVQPHDFRLWVCLHEETHRTQFTAVPWLRDHLEGEIQSFLGETEVDPTTFLERVREAAQSLAGGRPEGEVGDDGHSIVELVQTPAQREILGRLTAVMSLLEGHADFVMDGVGPAVVPSVAEIREKFQQRRAKGASRLDQALRKLLGLDAKLRQYRDGERFVRAVVEQVGMDGFNRVWTSPNTLPTKAEIAKPADWVARVHRKAES; from the coding sequence ATGACTCGTATCGGTGGTGCCGAGATGGTCGACTGGAATCTCGCGGTGGCGACCGCGACCCGGCTCGTGCGGCCGGGCCCCGAGGTGAGCCGCGACGAGGCCAGGGCCATCGTCGCCGAGCTCCGCCGACACGCGAAGGCGTCGGAGCAGCACGTCCGCGCCTTCACCCGGATGCTGCCCGACACGGGCGACGACACCCCTGTCCTCGTCGTCGACCGGCCCGGCTGGGTCCGGGCCAACGTGGCCGGCTTCCGCGAACTGCTGAAGCCCTTGCTGGACAAGATGCAGGAACGTCGCGGCAACACCCCGGGAGGGGCCGTGCTGGGCGCGGTCGGCGGCAAGGTCACCGGCGTGGAGCTGGGCATGCTCCTGTCGTTCCTCGCCTCCCGGGTCCTCGGCCAGTACGAGACGTTCGCCCCGGCGACCCGCGAACTCCCGGCCGGGGAGAACGGCGGCGGCCGACTGCTCCTCGTCGCACCGAACATCGTGCACGTGGAGCGCGAACTCGACGTACAGCCCCACGACTTCCGCCTCTGGGTCTGTCTGCACGAGGAGACGCACCGGACGCAGTTCACGGCGGTCCCCTGGCTGCGGGACCACCTGGAGGGTGAAATCCAGTCGTTCTTGGGGGAGACCGAGGTCGACCCCACGACCTTCCTGGAGCGCGTCCGGGAGGCCGCCCAGTCACTCGCGGGTGGCCGGCCCGAGGGAGAGGTCGGCGACGACGGTCACTCGATCGTGGAGTTGGTGCAGACCCCCGCACAGCGCGAGATCCTCGGCCGGCTGACCGCCGTCATGTCCCTCCTGGAGGGCCACGCCGACTTCGTGATGGACGGGGTCGGCCCGGCGGTCGTGCCCTCGGTCGCCGAGATCCGCGAGAAGTTCCAGCAGCGCCGCGCGAAGGGGGCCTCGCGCCTGGACCAGGCCCTGCGCAAGCTGCTGGGTCTGGACGCCAAACTCCGGCAGTACAGGGACGGGGAGCGGTTCGTACGGGCGGTCGTCGAACAGGTCGGCATGGACGGTTTCAACCGTGTGTGGACCTCCCCGAACACCCTGCCGACCAAGGCGGAGATCGCCAAACCGGCGGACTGGGTCGCGCGGGTGCATCGCAAGGCGGAGTCGTGA
- the tilS gene encoding tRNA lysidine(34) synthetase TilS, translated as MGPHPAVAAIRLAVRRVLHDLLTEHHTNTTLHAPAHAPARATSGAPSGTGAQPVPAPSAAVSPVAMSVGVGPGVSARPGAARRGPAAPEQPLVLVACSGGADSMALASALAFEAPKLGVRAGGITVDHGLQPGSDLRAEEVALRLRELGLDPVDSVAVTVGRDGGPEAAARDARYAALDAALTRHGGTAVLLGHTRDDQAETVLLGLARGSGIRSLSGMAAVSGADGRYRRPFLQLDRQTARKACMVQSLSVWDDPHNADPAYTRSRLRHEGLPALEKALGKGVVEALARTAQLSRDDADALDSWARQAEASVRDAAGLLECAKLYALPPAVRRRILRRAAIEAGAPAGSLFARHIEEVDRLITGWRGQGAINLPGRVVAQRQGGRLVIRQG; from the coding sequence ATGGGTCCCCACCCCGCGGTCGCGGCGATACGCCTGGCGGTCCGCCGCGTACTCCACGACCTCCTCACCGAACACCACACGAACACCACCCTTCACGCGCCCGCCCACGCGCCCGCCCGTGCGACCTCCGGCGCGCCCTCGGGCACGGGCGCACAACCGGTGCCCGCGCCCTCCGCGGCCGTATCCCCCGTGGCCATGTCCGTCGGGGTCGGGCCCGGCGTTTCCGCGCGCCCGGGTGCCGCGCGCCGGGGCCCCGCCGCACCCGAGCAGCCGCTCGTGCTCGTGGCGTGCTCCGGCGGCGCCGACTCCATGGCGCTCGCCTCCGCCCTCGCCTTCGAGGCACCCAAGCTCGGCGTCCGCGCCGGTGGCATCACCGTCGACCACGGTCTGCAGCCCGGCTCCGACCTGCGCGCCGAGGAAGTCGCGCTGCGCCTTCGGGAACTCGGCCTGGACCCGGTCGATTCCGTGGCCGTGACCGTCGGCCGCGACGGCGGCCCCGAGGCCGCCGCCCGCGACGCCCGCTACGCCGCCCTGGACGCCGCGCTGACACGCCACGGCGGCACCGCCGTCCTGCTCGGCCACACCCGTGACGACCAAGCCGAAACCGTCCTGCTCGGTCTCGCCCGCGGCTCAGGCATCCGCTCCCTGTCCGGGATGGCCGCGGTCTCGGGGGCCGACGGCCGCTACCGCCGCCCCTTCCTCCAGCTCGACCGGCAGACCGCCCGCAAGGCCTGCATGGTCCAGTCGCTGTCCGTCTGGGACGACCCGCACAACGCCGATCCCGCCTACACGCGGTCCCGGCTCCGGCACGAGGGCCTGCCCGCCCTGGAGAAGGCGCTCGGCAAGGGCGTCGTCGAGGCCCTCGCCCGTACGGCCCAGCTCTCCCGCGACGACGCCGACGCCCTCGACTCCTGGGCCCGCCAGGCCGAGGCTTCCGTCCGGGACGCGGCGGGCCTGCTGGAGTGCGCGAAGCTCTACGCCCTGCCGCCCGCCGTACGCCGCCGGATCCTGCGCCGGGCCGCCATCGAGGCCGGTGCCCCGGCCGGTTCCCTCTTCGCCCGGCACATCGAGGAGGTCGACCGTCTCATCACCGGCTGGCGCGGTCAGGGGGCCATCAATCTCCCCGGCCGGGTCGTCGCCCAGCGGCAGGGTGGCAGACTGGTGATTCGGCAAGGCTGA
- the hpt gene encoding hypoxanthine phosphoribosyltransferase produces the protein MRVDAKDMGADLKEVLITKEEIDAKLVELAAKIDAEYAGKDLLIVGVLKGAVMVMADLARALSTPVTMDWMAVSSYGAGTQSSGVVRILKDLDTDIKGKHVLIVEDIIDSGLTLSWLISNLGSREPESLKICTLLRKPDAAKVAIDVEWVGFDIPNEFVVGYGLDYAEKYRNLPFVGTLAPHVYGG, from the coding sequence ATGCGGGTGGACGCGAAAGACATGGGTGCCGACCTCAAAGAGGTACTCATCACCAAGGAAGAGATCGACGCGAAGCTGGTCGAGCTGGCCGCGAAGATCGACGCGGAGTACGCGGGCAAGGACCTGCTCATCGTCGGAGTCCTCAAGGGCGCGGTGATGGTCATGGCGGACCTCGCCCGGGCGCTGTCCACCCCGGTCACCATGGACTGGATGGCCGTCTCCTCCTACGGAGCGGGCACCCAGTCCTCGGGTGTGGTGCGGATCCTCAAGGACCTCGACACCGACATCAAGGGCAAGCACGTCCTGATCGTCGAGGACATCATCGACTCGGGCCTGACCCTGTCCTGGCTGATCTCCAACCTCGGCTCCCGTGAGCCCGAGTCCCTGAAGATCTGCACCCTGCTGCGCAAGCCGGACGCCGCCAAGGTCGCCATCGACGTGGAGTGGGTCGGCTTCGACATCCCCAACGAGTTCGTCGTCGGCTACGGCCTCGACTACGCCGAGAAGTACCGCAACCTCCCGTTCGTCGGTACGCTCGCGCCCCACGTCTACGGCGGCTGA
- the ftsH gene encoding ATP-dependent zinc metalloprotease FtsH — MDVKRYFRGPVMWIVLAVLAVVVLMQVVGSSGGYKTVDTGQVVQAINDNKVKEAKLTTGEESTIKVQLKDGQKIEGSSKIQASYIGDQGYTLANTLQDKFQNKQIPDGYTVSPTKQNAFVGILLSLLPFVLIVVVFLFLMNQMQGGGSRVMNFGKSKAKLITKDTPKTTFSDVAGADEAVEELHEIKEFLQEPAKFQAVGAKIPKGVLLYGPPGTGKTLLARAVAGEAGVPFYSISGSDFVEMFVGVGASRVRDLFEQAKANAPAIVFVDEIDAVGRHRGAGLGGGHDEREQTLNQLLVEMDGFDVKGGVILIAATNRPDILDPALLRPGRFDRQIAVDRPDMQGRLEILKVHQKGKPVAPDVDLGAVARRTPGMTGADLSNVLNEAALLTARSDKKLIDNHMLDEAIDRVIAGPQKRTRIMSDKEKKITAYHEGGHALVAAASPNSDPVHKITILSRGRALGYTMVLPDEDKYSTTRNEMLDQLGYMMGGRAAEELVFHDPTTGAANDIEKATGLARAMVTQYGMTERLGAIKFGGDNTEPFLGREMAHQRDYSEEVAALVDEEVKKLIENAHNEAWEILVENRDVLDNLVLQLLEKETLGKEEIAEIFATIVKRPPRPAWTGSSRRTPSTRPPVLSPRELALTNGANGAAPAITAKAPVEATPEESPES; from the coding sequence ATGGACGTGAAGCGATACTTCCGTGGGCCAGTCATGTGGATCGTGCTGGCCGTCCTTGCCGTGGTCGTGTTGATGCAGGTCGTCGGCTCGTCCGGCGGCTACAAGACGGTGGACACCGGCCAGGTGGTCCAGGCGATCAATGACAACAAGGTCAAAGAAGCCAAGCTGACCACCGGCGAAGAGTCGACCATCAAGGTTCAGCTCAAGGACGGCCAGAAGATCGAGGGCAGCTCGAAGATCCAAGCGAGCTATATCGGCGACCAGGGCTACACCCTCGCCAACACCCTGCAGGACAAGTTCCAGAACAAGCAGATCCCCGACGGCTACACGGTCTCCCCGACCAAGCAGAACGCTTTCGTCGGCATCCTGCTGTCTCTGCTCCCCTTCGTCCTCATCGTCGTCGTGTTCCTGTTCCTGATGAACCAGATGCAGGGCGGCGGCTCCCGGGTCATGAACTTCGGGAAGTCCAAGGCCAAGCTCATCACCAAGGACACCCCGAAGACGACGTTCTCGGACGTCGCGGGCGCGGACGAGGCCGTCGAGGAGCTCCACGAGATCAAGGAGTTCCTGCAGGAGCCCGCCAAGTTCCAGGCCGTCGGCGCCAAGATCCCCAAGGGTGTGCTGCTCTACGGCCCGCCCGGCACGGGCAAGACGCTGCTGGCGCGCGCCGTCGCCGGCGAGGCGGGCGTCCCCTTCTATTCGATCTCCGGTTCCGACTTCGTCGAGATGTTCGTCGGTGTCGGTGCCTCCCGGGTCCGTGACCTCTTCGAGCAGGCCAAGGCGAACGCCCCGGCGATCGTCTTCGTCGACGAGATCGACGCGGTCGGCCGCCACCGCGGCGCCGGCCTCGGCGGTGGTCACGACGAGCGCGAGCAGACGCTGAACCAGCTGCTCGTCGAGATGGACGGCTTCGACGTCAAGGGCGGTGTGATCCTCATCGCCGCGACGAACCGCCCGGACATCCTCGACCCGGCGCTGCTGCGCCCGGGCCGCTTCGACCGTCAGATCGCCGTCGACCGCCCGGACATGCAGGGCCGTCTGGAGATCCTCAAGGTCCACCAGAAGGGCAAGCCGGTCGCGCCCGACGTCGACCTCGGGGCCGTCGCCCGCCGCACCCCCGGTATGACGGGTGCCGATCTCTCCAACGTCCTGAACGAGGCCGCGCTCCTCACGGCCCGCAGCGACAAGAAGCTGATCGACAACCACATGCTGGACGAGGCGATCGACCGCGTGATCGCGGGCCCGCAGAAGCGGACCCGGATCATGTCGGACAAGGAGAAGAAGATCACCGCGTACCACGAGGGCGGTCACGCCCTGGTCGCGGCGGCCTCGCCGAACTCCGACCCGGTCCACAAGATCACGATCCTGTCCCGGGGCCGCGCCCTCGGGTACACGATGGTCCTGCCGGACGAGGACAAGTACTCGACCACTCGTAACGAGATGCTCGACCAGCTCGGGTACATGATGGGTGGCCGCGCCGCCGAGGAACTGGTCTTCCACGACCCGACCACCGGCGCCGCGAACGACATCGAGAAGGCCACCGGTCTGGCCCGCGCGATGGTCACCCAGTACGGCATGACCGAGCGTCTCGGAGCCATCAAGTTCGGCGGCGACAACACGGAGCCGTTCCTCGGACGTGAGATGGCTCACCAGCGCGACTACTCGGAAGAGGTCGCCGCGCTGGTGGACGAGGAAGTCAAGAAGCTCATCGAGAACGCGCACAACGAGGCCTGGGAGATCCTGGTCGAGAACCGCGACGTCCTCGACAACCTGGTGCTTCAGCTGCTGGAGAAGGAGACGCTGGGCAAGGAGGAGATCGCCGAGATCTTCGCCACCATCGTCAAGCGTCCGCCCCGGCCCGCCTGGACCGGCTCCTCCCGCCGTACCCCCTCCACCCGTCCGCCGGTGCTCTCCCCCAGGGAGCTCGCACTGACGAACGGCGCCAACGGCGCGGCGCCGGCGATCACCGCCAAGGCGCCCGTCGAGGCGACTCCGGAGGAGAGTCCGGAGAGCTGA
- the folE gene encoding GTP cyclohydrolase I FolE, which translates to MTDPVTLDGEGRIGEFDEKRAENAVRELLIAVGEDPDREGLRETPARVARAYREIFAGLWQRPEDVLTTTFDLGHDEMVLVKDIEVYSTCEHHLVPFRGVAHVGYIPSTTGKITGLSKLARLVDVYARRPQVQERMTTQIADSLMEILEPRGVIVVVECEHMCMSMRGIRKPGAKTITSAVRGQLRDAATRNEAMSLIMAH; encoded by the coding sequence ATGACCGACCCCGTGACGCTGGACGGCGAGGGCCGCATCGGCGAGTTCGACGAGAAGCGTGCCGAGAACGCTGTGCGCGAGCTGCTGATCGCGGTCGGGGAAGATCCCGACCGGGAGGGGCTCAGGGAGACGCCGGCGCGGGTGGCGCGGGCGTACCGGGAGATCTTCGCGGGGCTGTGGCAGCGGCCGGAGGACGTGCTGACCACGACGTTCGACCTCGGTCACGACGAGATGGTGCTCGTGAAGGACATCGAGGTGTACAGCACCTGTGAACATCATCTGGTCCCGTTCCGGGGCGTCGCCCATGTCGGGTACATCCCGTCCACCACCGGCAAGATCACCGGACTGTCGAAGCTGGCGCGGCTCGTGGACGTGTACGCCCGGCGCCCGCAGGTGCAGGAGCGGATGACGACGCAGATCGCCGACTCGCTGATGGAGATCCTGGAGCCGCGCGGGGTGATCGTGGTCGTGGAGTGCGAGCACATGTGCATGTCGATGCGGGGCATCCGCAAGCCCGGCGCGAAGACCATAACGTCGGCGGTGCGCGGCCAGCTCCGGGACGCGGCGACCCGGAACGAGGCGATGAGCCTCATCATGGCCCACTGA
- the folP gene encoding dihydropteroate synthase yields the protein MSKQNRRGQVGGMPRWDRCAVMGVVNVTPDSFSDGGRWFDTTAAVKHGLDMVGEGADLVDVGGESTRPGAARVDEAEELKRVIPVVRGLASEGVTVSVDTMRASVAEQALAAGAALVNDVSGGLADPAMIPVVADAGAPFVVMHWRGFLEGGNVRGVYEDVVAEVLDELHARVEAVLAGGVAADRVVVDPGLGFSKDAEHDLTLLAHLDRLHGLGHPLLVAASRKRFLGRVLAGSEGSPPPARERDAATAAVSALAAQQGAWAVRVHEVRATADAVRVTRAIEGARER from the coding sequence ATGAGCAAGCAGAACCGGCGCGGCCAGGTGGGCGGAATGCCCCGGTGGGACCGTTGTGCGGTCATGGGCGTCGTCAACGTCACCCCGGACTCCTTCTCCGACGGCGGCCGCTGGTTCGACACCACGGCGGCGGTCAAACACGGCCTGGACATGGTCGGGGAGGGCGCGGACCTGGTGGACGTCGGCGGTGAGTCGACCCGCCCCGGTGCCGCCCGCGTCGACGAGGCCGAGGAGCTCAAGCGCGTCATCCCCGTCGTGCGGGGGCTGGCTTCCGAGGGTGTCACCGTCTCCGTGGACACCATGCGCGCCTCCGTCGCCGAGCAGGCCCTCGCGGCCGGCGCCGCCCTCGTCAACGACGTCAGCGGCGGCCTCGCCGACCCCGCGATGATCCCGGTGGTCGCCGACGCGGGCGCCCCCTTCGTGGTGATGCACTGGCGCGGCTTCCTGGAGGGCGGCAACGTCAGGGGCGTCTACGAGGACGTCGTCGCCGAGGTGCTGGACGAACTGCACGCGCGCGTGGAGGCCGTTCTGGCGGGCGGCGTCGCGGCGGACCGCGTCGTCGTCGACCCGGGCCTCGGGTTCTCCAAGGACGCCGAGCACGACCTCACCCTCCTCGCCCACCTCGACCGGCTGCACGGCCTCGGCCACCCGCTGCTGGTCGCCGCCTCCCGCAAGCGGTTCCTCGGCCGGGTGCTGGCGGGCTCGGAGGGCTCACCGCCGCCCGCACGCGAACGGGACGCCGCCACGGCCGCCGTGTCGGCCCTGGCCGCTCAGCAGGGCGCCTGGGCGGTCCGGGTGCACGAGGTCCGTGCCACCGCCGACGCGGTTCGCGTGACCCGCGCGATCGAAGGGGCCCGGGAGCGGTGA
- a CDS encoding nuclear transport factor 2 family protein: MSAPHTDVEQVELANRAFYEAMEQGDFETLSSLWLTPADVGVDEEYHDPAETGVISCVHPGWPVLTGRGEVLRSYALIMANTEYIQFFLTDVHVSVTGDTALVTCTENILSGGPAPDGSDELGPLVGQLVVATNVFRRTSDGWKLWSHHGSPVLTESDDDEGDASPS, from the coding sequence GTGAGCGCTCCCCACACCGATGTCGAACAGGTCGAACTCGCCAACCGAGCCTTCTACGAGGCCATGGAGCAGGGCGACTTCGAGACGCTCTCCTCGCTCTGGCTGACCCCGGCCGACGTGGGCGTGGACGAGGAGTACCACGACCCCGCCGAGACCGGCGTGATCTCCTGCGTGCACCCCGGCTGGCCGGTCCTCACCGGGCGCGGCGAGGTGCTGCGGTCGTACGCGTTGATCATGGCGAACACGGAGTACATCCAGTTCTTCCTCACCGACGTGCATGTGTCGGTCACCGGGGACACCGCGCTCGTCACCTGCACCGAGAACATCCTCAGCGGGGGCCCGGCGCCGGACGGCAGTGACGAGCTGGGGCCGCTCGTGGGGCAGCTGGTGGTCGCCACGAATGTGTTCCGCCGCACATCCGACGGCTGGAAGCTGTGGTCGCACCACGGTTCCCCGGTACTGACCGAATCCGATGACGACGAGGGCGACGCGTCACCTTCCTGA
- the folB gene encoding dihydroneopterin aldolase encodes MDRVALRGLRARGYHGVFPGEREEGQTFVVDLVLGLDTRPAAADDDLAKTVHYGIVAEEVVAIVAGEPVNLIETLAERIARACLRHDVVQEVEVTVHKPNAPITVPFDDTTVTITRSRV; translated from the coding sequence GTGGATCGTGTCGCGCTGCGCGGCCTCAGGGCCCGTGGGTATCACGGGGTGTTCCCGGGTGAGCGCGAGGAGGGCCAGACCTTCGTCGTGGACCTCGTCCTCGGGCTGGACACCCGGCCGGCCGCGGCCGACGACGACCTGGCGAAGACCGTGCACTACGGGATCGTGGCCGAGGAGGTCGTCGCCATCGTCGCGGGCGAGCCGGTGAACCTCATCGAGACGCTGGCCGAGCGCATCGCCCGGGCGTGTCTGCGGCATGACGTGGTCCAGGAGGTCGAGGTCACCGTCCACAAGCCGAACGCGCCGATCACGGTCCCCTTCGACGACACGACCGTCACCATCACCCGGAGCCGAGTATGA
- the folK gene encoding 2-amino-4-hydroxy-6-hydroxymethyldihydropteridine diphosphokinase yields MTAFFTEGQSDPTVQPVPASVVQKVDEADTTLHNPRRAVISLGSNLGNRLENLQGAIDALEDTPGVRIKAVSPVYETEPWGVAPGSQPSYYNAVVVLKTTLPPSSLLERAQAVEEAFHRVRDERWGPRTLDVDIVAYADVVSDDPALILPHPRAHERAFVLAPWHDVEPEARLAGRGPVALLLDGVTREGVSPRADLELHLPE; encoded by the coding sequence ATGACCGCGTTCTTCACCGAGGGTCAGAGCGACCCGACCGTACAGCCGGTGCCGGCCTCCGTCGTGCAGAAGGTGGACGAGGCCGACACGACCCTGCACAACCCCCGCCGGGCGGTGATCTCCCTCGGCTCGAACCTGGGCAACCGGCTGGAGAACCTCCAGGGCGCCATCGACGCGCTGGAGGACACGCCCGGCGTCCGCATCAAGGCCGTGTCGCCGGTGTACGAGACCGAGCCGTGGGGGGTGGCGCCGGGCAGCCAGCCGTCGTACTACAACGCGGTCGTCGTCCTGAAGACCACCCTGCCGCCGTCCTCGTTGCTGGAGCGGGCCCAGGCGGTCGAGGAGGCCTTCCACCGGGTGCGGGACGAGCGCTGGGGGCCGCGCACGCTGGACGTCGACATCGTGGCGTACGCGGACGTGGTCTCCGACGACCCGGCGCTGATCCTGCCGCACCCGCGCGCGCACGAGCGGGCGTTCGTCCTCGCCCCGTGGCACGACGTGGAGCCGGAGGCCCGGCTCGCCGGCCGGGGCCCGGTCGCCCTGCTCCTCGACGGCGTCACCCGTGAAGGTGTGTCGCCCCGCGCCGACCTGGAACTCCACCTGCCCGAGTAG
- a CDS encoding DUF3180 domain-containing protein yields MKELRIRTLAAVFVVAGVLSWAGARLWNSVGTLPSVPLAAPIVLALIAAVLTATALSIRNRLKAQRERRPEAKGVDPLMAARAVVFGQASALVAALVSGMYGGVGVFLLESLENPARRDQAIYAGFSVLAGIAVIVAAFFLERVCKLPEDDDTNGGAARAM; encoded by the coding sequence GTGAAAGAGCTGCGCATCAGGACGCTGGCCGCGGTGTTCGTCGTGGCGGGAGTGCTGTCCTGGGCCGGGGCCCGGCTGTGGAACTCGGTGGGCACCCTGCCGAGCGTCCCGCTGGCCGCCCCCATCGTGCTCGCCCTGATCGCCGCCGTCCTGACGGCCACCGCGCTGTCCATCCGCAACCGCCTCAAGGCCCAGCGGGAGCGGCGGCCGGAGGCCAAGGGCGTCGACCCCCTGATGGCCGCCCGCGCGGTCGTCTTCGGCCAGGCCAGCGCCCTCGTCGCCGCCCTCGTCTCCGGCATGTACGGCGGCGTCGGTGTCTTCCTCCTGGAGTCCCTGGAGAACCCGGCCCGCCGCGACCAGGCCATCTACGCCGGCTTCTCCGTCCTCGCGGGCATCGCCGTCATAGTGGCCGCCTTCTTCCTGGAGCGCGTCTGCAAGCTCCCGGAGGACGACGACACCAACGGCGGGGCGGCACGGGCGATGTGA